The proteins below come from a single Gossypium raimondii isolate GPD5lz chromosome 2, ASM2569854v1, whole genome shotgun sequence genomic window:
- the LOC128034393 gene encoding uncharacterized protein LOC128034393 → MFDQIRAAQMEDEKLLKKKEIVRNGVVENFSIDEHDCLRFKNQICIPAISKLKELILREAHDSAFVLHPGGTKMYCDLRGLCWWLGMKKDIVEYIGLPLSASKKNVIWVIVDRLTKSAHFIAVKTDWSLQKLAEVYIQEIGRLHALYGRRCQSPVCWTELNERKVIGPDLIQETEETVKKIKNRLKVAIDRQKSYADLKWRDTEYSVGDKVFLKVSPWRKVLRFG, encoded by the exons ATGTTTGATCAAATTAGAGCTGCTCAAATGGAAGATGAAAAGTTGTTGAAGAAAAAAGAGATAGTACGGAATGGTGTGgtagaaaattttagtattgatgAACATGATTGTTTGAGgttcaaaaatcaaatttgtatTCCAGCTATTTCTAAACTTAAAGAGTTGATTTTGAGAGAAGCACATGATAGTGCCTTTGTTTTACATCCCGGTGGAACGAAAATGTATTGTGACCTACGCGGGTTATGCTGGTGGCTGGGGATGAAGAAAGATATAGTCGAATATATTG GACTACCGTTATCAGCAAGCAAAAAGAATGTTATCTGGGTAATCGTTGATCGGCTTACAAAGTCAGCTCATTTCATAGCAGTCAAAACTGATTGGTCATTACAGAAGCTTGCCGAGGTTTATATCCAGGAAATTGGAAGATTACATG cattatatggtcgAAGGTGTCAATCACCAGTATGTTGGACagaattgaatgaaagaaaagtgATTGGGCCAGACCTGATTCAAGAAACAGAAGaaacagttaaaaagattaaaaacagATTGAAAGTTGCCATTGATAGgcagaaatcatatgcagacTTGAAATGGCGAGACACTGAATATTCtgttggtgataaagtattcctTAAAGTATCACCTTGGAGGAAAGTTTTAAGATTTGGCTGA